A single region of the bacterium genome encodes:
- a CDS encoding DUF3467 domain-containing protein, with protein MGEKNEIEVRTFVPKDVVRQYADFVQVNMSPYDITIDFGDIVYLDPKEIEDDEKTVTRPIKLRITLPVPVASQLRDLINDIIRAREEIRGKLQKGEDGGKTDS; from the coding sequence ATGGGCGAAAAAAATGAAATTGAAGTGCGCACTTTTGTACCGAAAGATGTAGTTCGTCAATATGCTGATTTTGTACAAGTAAATATGTCACCTTATGATATTACGATTGATTTTGGTGATATTGTTTATCTTGATCCGAAGGAAATTGAAGATGATGAGAAAACCGTAACAAGGCCAATTAAATTACGAATTACATTACCTGTCCCTGTTGCAAGTCAATTACGCGATCTTATAAATGATATAATTAGGGCTAGAGAAGAAATAAGAGGTAAGCTACAGAAAGGCGAAGATGGTGGGAAAACAGATAGTTGA
- a CDS encoding DUF2335 domain-containing protein — MDKREDMPVEDKSNRKNKQGLSKSEKEHPANKQEPDELPTEIEDALLFDKTETGQLLAEIEQDLPEEKRRAIQVLLFNVIRETQLAYKGPLPISSEYNEYEKTLPGAADRIMAMAEKEQESAHKLTDKELEFNYEIEKSKLSNEKFSAILGFTIGTLALLGAILLGVFGQTAVASIIGGLDIVGLVSVFVIGNKALKEKEKKK, encoded by the coding sequence ATGGACAAAAGAGAAGATATGCCCGTCGAGGATAAATCCAACAGAAAGAATAAGCAGGGTTTATCTAAGAGTGAGAAAGAACACCCAGCCAATAAACAAGAACCCGATGAACTTCCTACAGAAATCGAAGATGCGTTATTATTTGATAAAACTGAAACTGGTCAATTACTAGCAGAGATAGAGCAAGATTTACCCGAAGAGAAGAGGAGAGCCATTCAGGTTCTTCTCTTTAATGTTATTAGAGAAACACAGCTTGCATATAAGGGCCCATTACCAATATCAAGTGAGTATAATGAGTATGAGAAAACATTGCCAGGGGCAGCTGATAGAATAATGGCTATGGCCGAGAAAGAGCAAGAATCTGCGCACAAATTAACAGATAAAGAACTTGAATTCAATTATGAAATTGAAAAGAGCAAACTTAGCAATGAGAAATTTTCTGCAATTTTAGGCTTTACTATCGGCACATTAGCCCTACTTGGTGCGATTTTATTAGGCGTTTTCGGTCAAACTGCTGTGGCTTCTATTATTGGTGGGCTTGATATTGTTGGTCTTGTTAGTGTGTTTGTAATTGGGAATAAAGCATTAAAGGAAAAAGAAAAGAAAAAATAA